A window of Panthera leo isolate Ple1 chromosome D2, P.leo_Ple1_pat1.1, whole genome shotgun sequence contains these coding sequences:
- the EMX2 gene encoding homeobox protein EMX2 isoform X2 — MFQPAPKRCFTIESLVAKDSPLPASRSEDPIRPAALSYANSSPINPFLNGFHSAAAAAAAGRGVYSNPDLVFAEAVSHPPNPAVPVHPVPPPHALAAHPLPSSHSPHPLFASQQRDPSTFYPWLIHRYRYLGHRFQGKSMVSEPKDEIQKTEAGGRRLRFPTKEKRDAPY, encoded by the exons ATGTTCCAGCCGGCGCCCAAGCGCTGCTTCACCATCGAGTCGCTGGTGGCCAAGGACAGTCCCCTGCCCGCTTCGCGCTCTGAGGACCCCATCCGTCCCGCGGCGCTCAGCTACGCCAACTCCAGCCCCATAAACCCGTTCCTCAACGGCTTCCactcggccgccgccgccgccgccgccggcagGGGCGTCTACTCCAACCCGGACTTGGTGTTCGCCGAGGCGGTCTCGCACCCGCCCAACCCCGCGGTGCCCGTGCACCCGGTGCCGCCGCCGCACGCCCTGGccgcccaccccctgccctcctcgCACTCGCCACACCCCCTCTTCGCCTCGCAGCAGCGGGACCCGTCCACCTTCTACCCCTGGCTCATCCACCGCTACCGATATCTGGGCCACCGCTTCCAAG GTAAAAGTATGGTTTCAGAACCGAAGGACGAAATTCAAAAGACAGAAGCTGGAGGAAGAAGGCTCAGAttcccaacaaaagaaaaaagggacgCACCATATTAA
- the EMX2 gene encoding homeobox protein EMX2 isoform X1 has translation MFQPAPKRCFTIESLVAKDSPLPASRSEDPIRPAALSYANSSPINPFLNGFHSAAAAAAAGRGVYSNPDLVFAEAVSHPPNPAVPVHPVPPPHALAAHPLPSSHSPHPLFASQQRDPSTFYPWLIHRYRYLGHRFQGNDTSPESFLLHNALARKPKRIRTAFSPSQLLRLEHAFEKNHYVVGAERKQLAHSLSLTETQVKVWFQNRRTKFKRQKLEEEGSDSQQKKKGTHHINRWRIATKQASPEEIDVTSDD, from the exons ATGTTCCAGCCGGCGCCCAAGCGCTGCTTCACCATCGAGTCGCTGGTGGCCAAGGACAGTCCCCTGCCCGCTTCGCGCTCTGAGGACCCCATCCGTCCCGCGGCGCTCAGCTACGCCAACTCCAGCCCCATAAACCCGTTCCTCAACGGCTTCCactcggccgccgccgccgccgccgccggcagGGGCGTCTACTCCAACCCGGACTTGGTGTTCGCCGAGGCGGTCTCGCACCCGCCCAACCCCGCGGTGCCCGTGCACCCGGTGCCGCCGCCGCACGCCCTGGccgcccaccccctgccctcctcgCACTCGCCACACCCCCTCTTCGCCTCGCAGCAGCGGGACCCGTCCACCTTCTACCCCTGGCTCATCCACCGCTACCGATATCTGGGCCACCGCTTCCAAG GGAACGACACAAGCCCGGAGAGCTTCCTTTTGCACAACGCGCTAGCCCGCAAGCCGAAGCGGATCCGAACCGCCTTTTCCCCGTCCCAGCTTCTGAGGCTGGAACACGCCTTCGAGAAGAACCACTACGTGGTGGGCGCCGAGAGGAAGCAGCTGGCGCACAGCCTCAGCCTCACGGAAACTCAG GTAAAAGTATGGTTTCAGAACCGAAGGACGAAATTCAAAAGACAGAAGCTGGAGGAAGAAGGCTCAGAttcccaacaaaagaaaaaagggacgCACCATATTAACCGGTGGAGAATCGCCACCAAGCAGGCGAGTCCCGAGGAAATAGACGTGACCTCAGatgattaa